Proteins encoded in a region of the Micropterus dolomieu isolate WLL.071019.BEF.003 ecotype Adirondacks linkage group LG09, ASM2129224v1, whole genome shotgun sequence genome:
- the col9a2 gene encoding collagen alpha-2(IX) chain: MAALSASLKTWAIMQTLCLALAQVRGPPGPQGQPGPPGPSGTPGSDGIDGDKGPPGPPGPPGQKGEPGEPGPDGAPGENGIDGLIGAKGDRGPIGSPGPKGQPGPSGEPGPPGPGLPGLAGAPGPIGLPGEIGPNGPKGILGSPGPPGLPGPPGKPGPPGKFIGGEEGSADFQCPLNCPAGPKGPQGLQGVKGHKGRAGALGESGSIGKTGPKGDVGISGEQGIPGPPGPMGLRGYPGMMGPKGEAGPRGYKGINGPVGIPGPPGEEGPQGPPGEAGDKGDKGSRGIQGPQGAVGKKGENGLPGIDGKDGTPGIPGIKGGPGQAGMPGPPGPQGTAGLPGSPGTKGGPGAKGEPGPRGHIGMSGAPGPLGEPGLPGEPGMEGVPGPKGDRGQRGEVGPQGIVGKPGNKGERGPIGVPGAQGLSGTKGDKGFQGKVGSKGDIGDPGVEGLAGEKGEKGLSGEPGPKGQQGIRGDPGHNGPTGDPGKPGDLGPPGLPGPRGLNGERGVPGMPGIQGSPGRDASDQHIIEVVLKMLQERLAAVAVSAKRAVLGGAGVMGPPGPPGPPGPPGPQGPHGLPGARGIPGMFGVPGQIGNTGLKGKRGPKGERGDPGKPHPGPPGPPGIQGPAGVDGVARDGRPGERGPQGSPGEAGYPGKAGPTGLPGFCEAAMCLAASAYTSPRLQEAGTIKGPNV, from the exons ggACAGAAGGGAGAGCCGGGAGAGCCAGGTCCTGATGGAGCACCAGGAGAGAATGGCATTGAT GGTTTGATTGGAGCAAAGGGGGATCGAGGTCCTATTGGGAGCCCTGGCCCCAAG GGTCAACCTGGACCAAGTGGCGAACCTGGACCTCCT GGACCCGGTCTTCCAGGACTGGCT GGCGCTCCAGGGCCAATTGGTCTTCCAGGTGAAATTGGACCAAATGGACCAAAG GGTATTTTGGGATCACCTGGACCTCCAGGACTTCCCGGACCTCCTGGCAAGCCA GGTCCTCCGGGTAAGTTCATTGGCGGAGAAGAGGGCAGTGCAGACTTCCAG TGTCCTCTTAACTGTCCAGCAGGACCTAAAGGCCCCCAGGGACTGCAGGGCGTCAAG GGACACAAAGGACGTGCTGGTGCTCTCGGAGAGTCGGGTAGCATAGGAAAAACG GGTCCCAAGGGAGACGTGGGCATCTCAGGGGAACAGGGCATCCCAGGACCTCCG GGTCCGATGGGTCTGAGGGGTTATCCAGGAATGATGGGTCCTAAAGGCGAAGCA GGGCCTCGTGGTTACAAGGGCATCAACGGACCTGTAGGAATTCCTGGGCCTCCt GGTGAGGAGGGCCCTCAGGGACCGCCTGGAGAGGCAGGAGACAAGGGAGACAAA GGCAGCCGAGGTATCCAGGGCCCACAGGGTGCGGTTGGCAAGAAGGGAGAGAAT GGTCTGCCGGGTATTGATGGAAAAGATGGCACACCTGGTATTCCTGGAATCAAA GGCGGCCCTGGCCAGGCTGGGATGCCTGGTCCTCCTGGTCCTCAGGGAACAGCG GGGTTGCCTGGCAGTCCTGGGACAAAGGGAGGGCCTGGAGCTAAG GGCGAACCTGGACCTAGGGGTCATATTGGCATGTCTGGTGCCCCCGGACCTCTG GGTGAGCCTGGCCTTCCTGGTGAGCCTGGTATGGAAGGAGTTCCCGGACCCAAG GGTGACAGAGgccagaggggagaagttggGCCACAGGGAATAGTTGGCAAGCCT GGAaacaaaggagagagaggacCAATTGGTGTTCCAGGTGCCCAGGGTCTTAGTGGAACCAAGGGAGACAAG GGCTTCCAAGGAAAAGTTGGGTCGAAGGGAGACATT GGTGACCCCGGCGTTGAGGGATTGGCTGGCGAGAAAGGTGAAAAG GGTTTGTCTGGTGAACCGGGGCCCAAAGGACAG CAAGGAATCAGGGGTGACCCTGGCCACAATGGACCCACTGGAGACCCTGGTAAACCTGGAGACCTGGGACCACCAGGACTGCCCGGACCAAGGGGACTCAATGGAGAGCGAGGAGTACCCGGCATGCCAGGCATTCAGGGGTCACCA GGACGTGATGCATCTGACCAGCATATTATTGAAGTGGTGTTGAAGATGTTGCAGG AGAGGCTAGCAGCAGTGGCGGTGAGCGCCAAGAGGGCTGTGCTTGGTGGAGCAGGTGTAATGGGACCTCCCGGGCCTCCTGGACCTCCAGGGCCGCCTGGCCCTCAGGGCCCACATGGCTTACCTGGCGCCCGTGGCATTCCTGGCATGTTTGGAGTACCTGGACAGATTGGAAACACTGGACTTAAAG GAAAGAGAGGGCcaaagggagaaagaggagatcCTGGTAAACCCCATCCAGGACCACCAGGACCCCCAGGAATACAAG GTCCTGCTGGTGTTGATGGTGTGGCTCGGGACGGCAGGCCTGGCGAGAGAGGACCTCAGGGATCACCTGGAGAGGCCGGTTACCCTGGTAAGGCGGGTCCGACAGGTCTCCCGGGCTTTTGCGAGGCGGCGATGTGTTTGGCTGCGTCAGCATACACCTCCCCGAGACTACAAGAGGCGGGAACAATCAAAGGACCCAATGTTTAG